A window of Pelagicoccus enzymogenes contains these coding sequences:
- a CDS encoding slipin family protein, which yields MKLRASNGAGVRTENGLSVVSLAVGVITIAPVIFLMSAEILSTAVGLPLAAIGLFLAFSVRIANQWDRAVVLRMGKFVGLRGPGIFFIIPVIDKVNTFIDQRVRVTDFHAEKTLTKDTVPVNVDAVVYWMVWDVEKAALEVEKYVEAVSYVAQTGLRDIIGRNDLAGLLQHREEIAEALQKTLDDQTSPWGITCQSVGIKDIIIPETLADAMSKQAQAERERQARIILGTAETEISEKFALASKNYADNPVALQLRGMNMLFEGLKEKGSLIMVPSSALDSMNLGAIGGLSALAQQRKSEESEAS from the coding sequence ATGAAGCTAAGAGCATCCAACGGAGCGGGAGTAAGAACTGAAAACGGCCTAAGCGTCGTTTCACTGGCGGTGGGAGTGATCACGATCGCTCCCGTGATCTTCTTGATGTCAGCCGAGATCCTCTCGACTGCGGTCGGACTTCCTCTCGCAGCGATTGGCCTGTTCTTGGCCTTTTCCGTGAGAATCGCCAACCAATGGGATCGTGCCGTGGTCTTGCGCATGGGCAAGTTCGTCGGCTTGCGGGGACCGGGCATCTTTTTCATCATACCCGTTATCGACAAAGTGAATACGTTCATCGACCAACGGGTGCGCGTAACGGACTTTCATGCGGAGAAAACGCTAACCAAAGATACCGTTCCCGTAAACGTGGATGCGGTGGTGTATTGGATGGTTTGGGACGTCGAGAAGGCGGCCTTGGAGGTGGAGAAGTATGTGGAAGCGGTATCCTACGTCGCCCAGACCGGCTTGCGTGATATCATTGGGCGGAATGACTTGGCGGGGCTTTTGCAGCATCGAGAGGAGATCGCGGAGGCTTTGCAAAAAACCTTGGACGACCAGACGAGCCCTTGGGGGATCACCTGCCAGTCAGTTGGAATCAAGGATATCATTATCCCCGAGACCCTGGCCGATGCCATGAGTAAGCAAGCGCAAGCCGAGCGGGAGCGCCAGGCTCGTATCATCTTGGGTACGGCGGAAACGGAGATCTCCGAAAAGTTCGCCCTGGCCAGCAAGAACTACGCGGACAATCCAGTGGCCCTGCAGCTGCGCGGCATGAACATGCTCTTCGAAGGCCTCAAGGAAAAGGGATCGCTGATAATGGTACCCAGCTCGGCCTTGGATTCCATGAATCTGGGTGCGATCGGTGGCCTTTCCGCGCTCGCCCAGCAACGAAAATCAGAAGAGTCGGAAGCCAGCTAA
- a CDS encoding GntR family transcriptional regulator, which yields MLDFYLDPRSGVPYYRQIIDQIRFGMATGQVKIGEQLPTVRALAVKLQVNLNTVTKAYKELEIQKILETQQGTGTFIGSVKVEVSAKERRAKLKSLCEEFVNAAAVYGISPHELADELKQYKGGKK from the coding sequence ATGCTTGATTTTTATTTAGATCCGCGGAGTGGAGTTCCGTATTACCGACAGATCATCGACCAAATCCGATTTGGCATGGCGACGGGGCAGGTTAAGATAGGGGAGCAGCTTCCCACCGTTCGGGCCTTGGCGGTGAAGCTTCAGGTAAACCTGAATACGGTGACCAAGGCTTACAAGGAGCTGGAAATCCAAAAGATTTTGGAAACGCAGCAGGGGACCGGGACTTTTATCGGTTCCGTCAAAGTGGAAGTGAGCGCCAAGGAGCGTCGCGCCAAGCTCAAGTCCCTCTGCGAGGAATTCGTGAACGCCGCGGCTGTGTACGGCATAAGCCCGCACGAGCTAGCCGATGAATTGAAGCAATACAAAGGAGGAAAAAAATGA
- a CDS encoding fibronectin type III domain-containing protein, with translation MKARSFFRSLLLLLCPTFLIAAGPNSQNSQRIADSVYFLQSADDQISRYDLTSQSWLDPIAIGESASCFVVVDDFLFVAYGKILYRYQLDGSDETHVGNFLHPIISLHADGDLLFVNHSSGSYAYFDSYDQNTLGRLDTFTNYQAFAASTVVEPSLNQLYHARSSNSRYTINYDDNGTFVGSLQGNTAYNTTTGDYFLRWPERSRILGQSGWIYDSSSFLPIGQIAAVDSIAFIEGELPMIVSGDELITYSKGLQETGRLTLDAANGNLFLHGETAFIFYPNVLSGTGFTLQRIPFADLAIDDPSEPIDPSKLAFEPDEVFATSNGKLFLSHHDLSTLFSWDIATQSWDSTIELEGLPVAIRYAPDTELIYIAYSNGKIFKIDPTDPTYKESLIVDTESQINSLVAAGSFVFTSISNIEWSGIKIYDLDGNVTGYIQHRYDTFDAVWANGRVVSNRGNSSYLHDFVVQESGNTGTYGSKSFNDISVSGPLFPHPDQQLVLTSSGILYDALEKEAAGVLPESVVGATWIEGQLYTLHNGSIKTWSLPTYAEGSSISFQNRAYAISNSPEGDLVLVTLAGNGKPRIIVLDTSYNIIALESIPDPKLSFGQMNAGALSVEWTASAGAESYLIERSEASDGPWEQIAALDFDAGSFADVDIAVGETYYYRVKAINDSIESNYSNVIAVDTSREPLPIEAGDPSQISRYARSAVLDKNNILYLSIDDRKGIYRYDVEKQTWLETIATLTEPNRLTYSEARHSLFFRGYDGDLMEVNLNGSPLIPVLFVKFDNYNYGDVQLATEDFVLVTYSSQHFIYDPLGNLMSSAYLGEIDYNALVVWNEEQRTYSWSESYRVYEVEVGPGWTLESSYVPIENNDRFVASNDDHTLFLSQSGNIYSRSNYAELYSIEDYLEDGLWLGDQLITLAGSSLQKRDASTFEVTDSLPILEDRRILLSTSDGRIVLVQGDYYGSPEISVLDADFEIAAPDTIAAPPAFLIQDSYSYRTVLKWSDVGGETGYILERRTGSGPWDTIAELEMNTTSYHDEDISSDYSYSYRLRGINGDTPSTYSDTLSLRSAPPTAATDLEATSTGAYTHRLQWEPSENVLFYQIQYALNGDDYWNNYNTDGKLTAPEFTVTIQSNQIYRFRIKSVGSYGQEALSEPIVLFEDLIKPTPPSSLNASPLDYRTVALEWYGSQRATSYQLERKEPDGDNEWSVLATLATSPRYFVDSSAEAETRYQYRIIAINPEGSSVAKLSSIVTTEKRYPPEKPFLSAGLHSDDSVLLNWSNISTDVSYHILRRLAGEEDWTELDIDDPDSQTYIDSELESGQTYVYSATASNPAGDSPYADPVIVKIVPQEAVFQDDFTDGLDPSRYAHVYGSTVASQESGIGTYLALNSSRMSIVTLPLDLSDGGNVSFDLKFDGASVNLAANLLSVELRVGNSNLKIARIIATPQLAGQWVRYSVSIPFGTSDDETSVIFYHSESPVYANRFLFDNIVITQSEPPVPLSPLTVAAKSAPDGGVSVFWTPSKHATAYRIEHSVNGGETWLETGLPVSGVTYYHDPSPYNEDSLYRVSAINSAGASEPTLSNAATSDDELAEAVQLGVEKVLADPDTYQLYSATELEQSRLQGQFDVRQNPSGFGLYQQEFISNLYFKLTSGPIQMKGDLMSFGWILYRSTNLVDWTEHPFSIEFENDEENEAEFIKIRPDTE, from the coding sequence ATGAAAGCCAGATCTTTTTTCCGCTCTCTCCTGTTACTCCTTTGCCCCACGTTTCTGATAGCTGCAGGCCCCAATTCACAAAACTCCCAGCGGATCGCAGACTCGGTCTATTTTCTGCAAAGCGCTGACGACCAAATCAGCCGCTACGATCTCACTAGCCAAAGCTGGCTTGATCCCATCGCCATCGGTGAATCCGCCAGTTGCTTCGTGGTCGTCGACGACTTCCTGTTCGTTGCCTACGGCAAGATCCTCTATCGCTACCAACTCGATGGCAGCGATGAAACGCATGTCGGCAACTTCCTTCATCCGATCATTTCACTCCACGCCGACGGCGACCTGCTCTTCGTCAACCACTCCAGTGGAAGCTATGCTTACTTCGATTCCTATGACCAGAACACACTTGGACGCTTGGATACCTTTACCAATTACCAGGCTTTCGCAGCCAGCACCGTAGTCGAACCCTCTCTCAATCAACTCTACCACGCCCGTTCGAGCAACTCGCGCTACACCATTAACTACGACGACAACGGAACCTTCGTTGGCAGCTTACAGGGAAATACCGCCTACAACACTACCACCGGTGACTATTTTCTTAGATGGCCCGAAAGGAGCCGCATTCTCGGACAAAGCGGCTGGATTTACGACAGCTCATCTTTCCTGCCGATCGGACAAATCGCCGCAGTTGACAGCATCGCCTTTATCGAGGGCGAACTGCCGATGATCGTTTCGGGTGACGAGCTGATCACCTATTCGAAGGGCCTTCAAGAAACTGGCCGACTGACTCTCGATGCTGCAAACGGAAACCTCTTCCTTCACGGTGAAACCGCATTCATCTTTTACCCGAACGTCCTGTCAGGTACTGGCTTCACGCTGCAGCGCATTCCTTTCGCCGACTTAGCGATCGACGATCCCAGTGAACCGATCGATCCATCGAAACTAGCCTTTGAACCGGACGAGGTGTTTGCCACTTCCAACGGAAAGCTATTTCTGTCCCACCACGATCTCAGCACACTTTTCTCGTGGGACATCGCTACCCAAAGCTGGGACTCGACCATCGAATTGGAAGGACTGCCCGTCGCCATCCGCTACGCCCCCGACACTGAATTGATCTACATCGCCTATTCCAACGGCAAGATCTTCAAGATCGATCCCACTGACCCGACCTACAAGGAGAGTCTCATTGTCGATACCGAGAGCCAAATCAACTCCCTCGTAGCTGCAGGTTCCTTCGTCTTTACTTCAATCAGCAACATTGAATGGAGTGGCATAAAGATCTACGATCTGGACGGCAACGTCACCGGATATATCCAGCACCGATACGACACATTCGACGCCGTCTGGGCTAATGGGAGAGTCGTATCCAACAGGGGAAACAGCTCTTACCTCCACGACTTCGTGGTGCAGGAATCCGGAAACACCGGGACCTACGGTTCGAAGTCCTTTAACGACATAAGTGTATCCGGCCCGCTGTTTCCGCATCCCGATCAGCAGCTCGTGCTCACCAGCAGCGGGATTCTCTATGACGCTTTGGAAAAGGAAGCCGCGGGCGTCCTACCAGAGTCCGTCGTGGGAGCGACCTGGATCGAAGGACAACTCTACACCCTGCACAATGGCTCCATCAAAACCTGGAGCCTTCCGACTTACGCGGAAGGAAGCAGCATCTCTTTCCAAAACCGCGCTTACGCGATTTCCAACTCGCCTGAAGGCGACCTCGTCCTAGTGACGCTCGCTGGCAACGGGAAACCTCGTATCATCGTTTTAGATACAAGCTACAACATCATCGCGCTCGAAAGCATCCCGGACCCGAAGCTTTCTTTTGGTCAAATGAATGCAGGGGCCCTCAGCGTGGAGTGGACTGCAAGCGCAGGAGCCGAGAGCTACCTGATCGAACGAAGCGAGGCTAGCGATGGACCTTGGGAGCAAATAGCTGCCTTGGACTTCGACGCGGGCTCCTTCGCCGACGTAGACATCGCAGTCGGCGAAACCTATTACTACCGAGTGAAGGCCATCAACGACTCGATCGAATCAAACTACTCGAATGTGATAGCGGTCGATACCAGTCGCGAACCTCTCCCTATTGAGGCGGGAGATCCGTCTCAAATTTCTCGATACGCGAGATCGGCGGTGTTGGATAAAAACAACATCCTCTATCTCTCGATCGACGATCGGAAAGGCATCTATCGCTACGACGTGGAGAAGCAAACGTGGCTAGAAACCATAGCGACGCTTACCGAACCGAACCGACTCACTTACAGCGAAGCCCGCCACTCTCTTTTCTTCAGAGGATACGATGGAGACCTCATGGAGGTTAACCTAAACGGCTCCCCCTTAATACCAGTGCTTTTCGTGAAATTCGACAACTACAACTACGGTGACGTCCAACTTGCGACAGAGGATTTCGTACTCGTCACCTACTCAAGTCAGCACTTCATCTACGACCCTCTCGGAAACCTTATGAGCTCCGCCTATCTCGGCGAGATCGACTACAACGCACTAGTCGTCTGGAACGAGGAGCAACGCACTTACTCCTGGAGCGAATCCTACCGTGTCTACGAAGTCGAAGTAGGCCCTGGCTGGACTCTCGAATCTAGCTACGTCCCGATCGAAAACAACGACCGCTTCGTCGCCAGCAACGACGATCACACCCTCTTCCTGTCCCAATCGGGCAATATCTATTCCAGAAGCAACTACGCAGAGCTCTACAGCATCGAGGACTATCTTGAAGACGGCCTCTGGCTGGGGGATCAGCTCATTACGCTCGCGGGATCATCGCTGCAGAAACGAGACGCTTCCACTTTCGAAGTAACCGACTCCCTCCCTATCCTGGAAGACCGACGCATCCTCCTCTCCACCTCCGACGGTCGTATCGTGCTGGTGCAAGGCGACTATTACGGAAGTCCCGAGATTTCCGTGCTCGACGCGGATTTCGAGATCGCCGCTCCTGATACAATTGCCGCCCCGCCTGCTTTCCTCATTCAGGACTCCTACTCGTATAGGACTGTTTTGAAGTGGAGCGACGTCGGTGGCGAGACGGGCTACATCCTCGAGCGTCGTACAGGTTCGGGACCATGGGATACGATCGCGGAGCTCGAGATGAACACGACTTCCTACCACGACGAAGATATCTCATCGGACTATAGCTACTCCTATCGCCTTCGCGGCATCAACGGCGATACGCCCTCCACGTATTCCGATACTCTCTCGCTACGTTCCGCCCCCCCCACGGCCGCGACCGACCTCGAGGCCACCTCAACCGGGGCGTACACCCACCGTCTCCAATGGGAACCGTCAGAGAACGTTCTCTTCTACCAAATACAATACGCCCTCAACGGGGATGACTATTGGAATAACTACAACACCGACGGCAAGCTCACCGCCCCGGAATTCACAGTCACCATTCAGTCGAATCAAATCTACCGCTTCCGAATCAAATCAGTCGGTTCTTATGGCCAGGAAGCGCTCAGCGAACCGATCGTCCTCTTCGAGGATTTGATCAAGCCCACGCCACCCTCATCGCTCAACGCTAGCCCGCTCGACTACCGAACCGTCGCGCTCGAATGGTACGGCTCCCAACGAGCGACCAGCTACCAACTGGAACGCAAGGAGCCCGATGGAGACAATGAATGGTCGGTCCTCGCCACCCTCGCCACATCGCCACGCTATTTTGTGGATTCATCGGCAGAAGCCGAAACTCGCTACCAATACCGCATCATCGCTATCAATCCGGAAGGCTCCTCGGTCGCCAAGCTGTCCAGTATCGTGACCACTGAGAAACGCTATCCACCTGAAAAACCTTTCCTCAGTGCCGGACTCCATAGCGATGACTCCGTTCTGCTCAACTGGTCCAACATATCTACCGACGTCAGTTACCACATCCTACGTCGACTAGCCGGTGAGGAAGACTGGACGGAGCTGGATATCGACGATCCTGATTCCCAAACGTATATCGATAGCGAGCTCGAGTCCGGCCAGACCTACGTCTACTCAGCCACCGCGAGCAACCCCGCTGGCGATTCCCCCTACGCGGACCCGGTAATCGTCAAAATCGTTCCTCAAGAAGCCGTCTTCCAAGATGATTTTACCGATGGGCTAGACCCCTCCAGATACGCCCATGTCTACGGTTCGACGGTTGCATCGCAAGAAAGCGGCATCGGTACTTATCTAGCCCTAAATAGCTCCCGCATGAGTATCGTCACGCTCCCATTGGATCTCTCCGATGGCGGCAACGTTAGCTTCGACCTGAAGTTCGATGGCGCCTCTGTAAATCTTGCCGCGAACCTCCTGTCGGTCGAACTACGGGTTGGGAATTCCAATCTAAAAATTGCTCGGATCATTGCCACTCCGCAACTGGCCGGCCAATGGGTACGCTATTCCGTGTCCATTCCTTTCGGGACCAGCGACGACGAGACGTCGGTGATCTTCTATCACTCCGAATCGCCCGTTTACGCGAATCGCTTCCTTTTCGACAATATCGTTATCACCCAGTCCGAACCTCCCGTTCCGCTATCGCCCCTCACCGTGGCAGCGAAATCCGCTCCCGACGGAGGCGTATCCGTATTTTGGACACCTTCAAAACACGCCACCGCCTATCGCATCGAGCACAGCGTAAACGGTGGGGAAACGTGGCTAGAAACGGGCCTGCCTGTTAGTGGCGTGACCTACTATCACGATCCATCTCCCTACAATGAGGACTCCCTCTACCGCGTCAGCGCAATCAATAGCGCTGGCGCCTCCGAGCCCACGCTCTCAAACGCTGCCACCTCCGACGATGAGCTCGCTGAAGCGGTTCAGTTGGGAGTCGAAAAAGTGCTGGCTGATCCAGACACCTACCAGCTCTACAGTGCCACTGAGCTCGAACAGTCTCGCTTGCAAGGGCAGTTTGACGTGCGGCAAAACCCTAGCGGATTCGGCCTTTACCAGCAGGAATTCATCTCAAACCTCTACTTCAAGCTCACTAGCGGACCCATTCAAATGAAGGGCGACCTGATGAGTTTCGGTTGGATCCTCTACCGTAGCACTAATCTGGTCGACTGGACCGAACATCCATTTTCAATTGAGTTTGAGAACGACGAAGAAAACGAAGCAGAATTCATTAAGATTCGCCCTGACACCGAATAG
- the tal gene encoding transaldolase: MSEVLTQNQLEQLKKFTVVVADTGDFQTMKEFEPRDATTNPTLILKAAEKAEYAELVDKAVAAKKDSGLSGNALVEAIIDELLVLFGIEILNIVPGRVSTEVDARLSFDTAGTIAKAKDIINLYEEKGISRDRILIKIASTWEGINAAAELEKEGIHCNLTLLFSMAQAVHCAESGITLISPFVGRIMDWYKAKEGRSFEPAEDPGVLSVQSIYDYYKKFGYKTEVMGASFRNKGEILELAGCDLLTISPNLLEELAKSNDPVEEKLSEAASKAKDIEKIEMDENTFRWMFNEDAMAVEKTAEGIRNFAKDIVKLEQMIEGKL; this comes from the coding sequence ATGTCTGAAGTACTGACACAAAACCAACTCGAGCAACTAAAGAAGTTCACCGTTGTCGTAGCCGACACTGGCGACTTCCAAACCATGAAGGAGTTCGAGCCGCGCGACGCGACCACGAACCCGACCCTCATTCTTAAGGCTGCGGAAAAGGCGGAGTACGCGGAGCTGGTTGACAAGGCTGTCGCCGCCAAGAAGGACTCCGGGCTTTCGGGCAACGCCCTGGTGGAAGCGATCATCGATGAGCTGCTCGTGCTCTTCGGTATCGAGATTTTGAATATCGTTCCCGGCCGCGTATCCACCGAAGTGGACGCGCGTCTCTCTTTCGACACTGCTGGCACCATCGCCAAGGCCAAGGACATCATCAACCTCTACGAAGAGAAGGGCATCTCCCGCGACCGCATCCTCATCAAGATTGCCTCCACTTGGGAAGGCATAAACGCGGCCGCTGAGCTCGAGAAGGAAGGTATCCACTGTAACCTTACACTTCTTTTCTCCATGGCCCAAGCCGTACATTGCGCGGAAAGCGGCATCACGCTCATCTCCCCCTTCGTCGGCCGTATCATGGATTGGTACAAGGCCAAGGAAGGTCGCAGCTTCGAGCCCGCCGAAGATCCCGGCGTACTCTCCGTTCAATCCATCTACGACTACTACAAGAAGTTTGGATACAAGACCGAGGTCATGGGCGCCAGCTTCCGCAACAAGGGCGAAATCCTGGAGCTCGCCGGTTGCGACCTGCTGACGATCTCTCCGAACCTGCTTGAAGAGCTCGCCAAGTCTAACGACCCAGTCGAAGAAAAGCTCAGCGAAGCCGCTTCCAAGGCCAAGGATATCGAGAAGATCGAGATGGACGAGAACACCTTCCGCTGGATGTTCAACGAAGACGCCATGGCGGTGGAAAAGACTGCCGAAGGTATCCGCAACTTCGCCAAGGACATCGTCAAGCTCGAGCAGATGATCGAAGGAAAGCTCTAA
- a CDS encoding sugar isomerase domain-containing protein yields the protein MLKENYFKTTQVLLERVYLQNQAEIERLAPLVAQSIADGGVMHTFGSGHSEIIGREMVGRAGGLVCVSAILDMTGGFIENLEGYGRELAARYDRNHGLKEGEFIIVISNSGKNCSPIEVAEYAKEKGLKVIALTSVGMAQKVKTTHSGGKMLHEIADYVFDNCGSFGDAIVELHEKGKFAGPTSTMAGALLINLLQMEILDQLHKLGVEAPLLRSQNTDGAMEANRELARSYKGRLSKPL from the coding sequence ATGCTCAAGGAGAACTATTTTAAGACCACGCAGGTCTTGCTCGAGCGAGTTTACCTGCAGAACCAAGCTGAGATCGAACGTCTCGCCCCCCTCGTCGCCCAGTCGATCGCGGACGGTGGGGTAATGCACACATTCGGCAGTGGCCACTCGGAGATCATCGGCCGCGAGATGGTGGGCCGGGCCGGTGGACTGGTTTGCGTGAGCGCCATCCTCGACATGACGGGCGGCTTCATCGAAAACCTGGAAGGCTACGGCCGGGAGCTAGCAGCTCGCTACGATCGCAACCATGGCCTGAAGGAAGGCGAGTTCATCATCGTCATCTCCAACTCCGGCAAGAACTGTTCCCCTATCGAGGTGGCCGAGTACGCCAAGGAGAAGGGGCTGAAGGTGATCGCCCTCACCTCCGTAGGCATGGCCCAAAAGGTAAAGACCACCCACTCCGGCGGCAAGATGCTGCACGAGATCGCGGACTACGTCTTCGACAATTGCGGCAGCTTTGGCGACGCCATCGTGGAGCTGCACGAAAAAGGCAAATTCGCGGGGCCAACTTCCACCATGGCAGGCGCCTTGCTGATCAATCTCCTGCAGATGGAAATCCTGGACCAGCTCCACAAACTCGGGGTGGAAGCTCCGCTCTTGCGCAGCCAAAACACCGACGGCGCCATGGAGGCCAATCGCGAGCTGGCCCGCAGCTACAAGGGACGACTGAGCAAGCCGCTTTGA
- a CDS encoding type II toxin-antitoxin system RelE family toxin produces MFQVTFSDQALKELEKLPTMKQLAVIDPLSNLTEYQLNHPEEPLGSFKRQGKTTYRLRSGEHRIYFQREGGALKTICILHKNTLTDFIYRTKLPISEEQLAEQHSSFWKYLDTLKH; encoded by the coding sequence ATGTTTCAGGTAACTTTCAGCGATCAAGCTCTCAAGGAATTGGAAAAGCTCCCCACCATGAAGCAGCTCGCCGTGATCGATCCGCTCAGCAACTTAACCGAGTACCAGCTCAACCACCCGGAAGAGCCGCTCGGTTCCTTCAAGCGCCAAGGCAAGACCACCTACCGGCTGCGCTCGGGTGAGCACCGCATCTACTTCCAACGGGAAGGCGGCGCCCTCAAGACCATTTGTATCCTGCACAAAAATACGCTTACCGACTTCATCTACCGGACCAAGCTTCCCATTTCCGAAGAGCAGCTTGCCGAGCAGCACTCCTCCTTCTGGAAGTACCTCGATACCCTCAAACACTAA
- the pssA gene encoding CDP-diacylglycerol--serine O-phosphatidyltransferase, protein MDEEPELEPKEIVKLDASQASKIYLLPNLFTAGNLFFGFLAIKNCIQARYGMMFGDEASDPNALFRQAVLFILGGMLCDSLDGRVARLGGRESLFGKEFDSIADIVTFGMAPALMVLFLILNPEQNEEFYTKAGFFLAFIYLLCAGVRLARFNVITHPAVKSRKLEEADGDFLGLPVPAAAGMIATIVLVMTKHDALRVYALGLPVLMLLISVLMISNVRYPSFKKIDWNTQIKFTSFVAVLVIIGLIYFSREYALVVIFFSYLFFGLGRHLLRLKRVSARKSKAAKQV, encoded by the coding sequence TTGGACGAAGAGCCTGAACTCGAACCCAAGGAAATCGTCAAACTCGACGCCTCCCAAGCCTCCAAGATCTACCTGCTCCCCAACCTATTCACCGCGGGTAACCTCTTCTTCGGCTTCCTTGCCATCAAGAATTGTATCCAAGCCCGCTACGGCATGATGTTCGGGGACGAGGCCAGCGACCCCAACGCCCTCTTCCGCCAAGCCGTGCTCTTCATCCTCGGCGGCATGCTTTGCGACTCGCTGGACGGACGCGTGGCTCGCCTCGGCGGGCGCGAGTCCCTCTTCGGCAAGGAGTTCGACTCCATCGCCGATATCGTGACCTTCGGCATGGCCCCCGCCCTGATGGTGCTCTTCCTCATACTCAATCCGGAGCAAAACGAGGAATTCTACACCAAGGCAGGCTTCTTCCTCGCCTTTATTTACCTGCTTTGCGCCGGAGTGCGGCTGGCCCGCTTCAACGTCATCACCCACCCTGCGGTCAAGTCCCGCAAGCTGGAGGAGGCGGACGGCGACTTCCTAGGCCTGCCCGTCCCGGCGGCCGCGGGCATGATCGCCACCATCGTCCTCGTCATGACCAAGCACGACGCCCTGCGCGTCTACGCGCTCGGTTTGCCGGTGCTCATGCTGCTCATCTCGGTGCTTATGATCAGTAACGTGCGCTACCCCTCCTTCAAGAAGATCGACTGGAACACGCAGATCAAGTTCACCTCCTTCGTGGCGGTACTGGTGATCATAGGCCTCATCTACTTCTCCCGGGAGTACGCTCTGGTAGTCATTTTCTTCAGCTACCTCTTCTTTGGTCTCGGGCGCCATTTGCTGCGCTTGAAGCGGGTTTCCGCCCGCAAATCAAAGGCCGCTAAACAGGTGTAA
- the dnaN gene encoding DNA polymerase III subunit beta, which translates to MKFKIHRDHFSNGLQQVLNVVGSKATMPILSNVLIEAEGDTISLTTTNLDLGICARIKATVEEEGAVTLPVKRLATIVKELPNSDVSVKASPNNQVKIASGGSNFKIMGISRDEFPALPEFSDDRSFTIEQSTLAGMIKSVSYAQSSDETRYMLNGVFFNFLEPEEGASGRLSLVATDGRRLAKTDHEMEVGEGMSGSLILPAKTVSELVRLLDKGENLKIAFNDRRVAFQIHTKDDSNGFVGDIHLVSKVVEGNYPNYQQVIPKETHQRIKVERELFLQSIHRAALVTTDKSNQVKIQISNNLMELSASSPDFGESHESLAIDYSGPDLQVAFNPQFLMDPLKALSKDELFFELKDEVSPGVFKTLESFLCVIMPVRLT; encoded by the coding sequence ATGAAGTTCAAAATCCACCGTGACCATTTCAGCAACGGCCTCCAGCAAGTCCTCAACGTCGTTGGATCGAAGGCAACGATGCCCATCCTGAGCAATGTGCTCATCGAAGCTGAAGGTGACACGATTTCGCTCACGACTACCAACCTCGACCTCGGCATCTGCGCTCGCATCAAGGCGACCGTCGAAGAAGAAGGTGCGGTAACCCTGCCCGTTAAGCGTCTTGCCACTATCGTTAAAGAGTTGCCTAACAGCGATGTAAGCGTGAAGGCCTCGCCCAACAACCAGGTCAAGATCGCCTCCGGCGGATCCAACTTCAAGATCATGGGCATCAGCCGCGACGAGTTCCCAGCCCTGCCGGAATTTAGCGACGACCGCTCCTTCACCATCGAGCAGAGCACCCTTGCGGGCATGATCAAGAGCGTCTCCTACGCTCAGTCCAGCGACGAGACCCGTTACATGCTCAACGGCGTTTTCTTCAACTTCCTCGAGCCGGAAGAAGGCGCCTCGGGTCGCCTCAGCCTCGTGGCCACCGATGGCCGTCGCCTCGCCAAGACCGACCACGAAATGGAAGTGGGCGAAGGCATGTCCGGCAGCCTCATCCTGCCTGCTAAGACTGTTTCCGAGCTGGTTCGTCTCCTCGACAAGGGCGAGAACCTCAAGATCGCTTTCAACGACCGCCGCGTCGCTTTCCAGATCCACACCAAGGACGACTCCAACGGATTTGTAGGTGACATCCACCTCGTATCCAAGGTCGTGGAAGGCAATTACCCGAATTACCAACAGGTTATTCCCAAGGAAACCCACCAGCGCATCAAGGTCGAGCGCGAGCTCTTCCTGCAGTCGATCCACCGCGCTGCCCTCGTCACCACCGACAAGTCGAACCAGGTCAAGATCCAGATCTCCAACAACTTGATGGAGCTCTCCGCTTCCAGCCCCGACTTCGGCGAATCGCACGAGTCGCTGGCCATCGACTACAGCGGTCCCGACCTGCAAGTCGCCTTCAACCCGCAGTTCCTCATGGACCCGCTGAAGGCCCTCAGCAAGGACGAGCTCTTCTTCGAGCTGAAGGATGAAGTCAGCCCCGGCGTCTTCAAGACCTTGGAAAGCTTCCTCTGCGTGATCATGCCGGTCCGCTTGACCTAA
- the relB gene encoding type II toxin-antitoxin system RelB family antitoxin has protein sequence MLAIRLQPDIEKRLERLAKKTGRTKTFYAREAILQHLEDMEDYYLAADAARNPGRVFTSEEAKRELGL, from the coding sequence ATGCTAGCAATCAGACTTCAACCGGACATCGAGAAGCGACTCGAACGACTCGCCAAGAAGACTGGACGCACCAAGACCTTTTACGCTCGCGAGGCCATCCTTCAGCACCTCGAGGATATGGAGGACTATTACCTTGCCGCCGACGCCGCAAGGAACCCGGGCCGCGTGTTCACCAGCGAAGAAGCCAAGCGTGAGCTGGGACTATAG